The following are encoded together in the Microterricola viridarii genome:
- the ffh gene encoding signal recognition particle protein, translating into MATFGTLSDRLAETFKNLRTKGKLSAADVDGTVREIRRALLDADVALDVVKDFTATVRERALGDEVNKALNPAQQVVQIVNEELIRILGGQQRRLEFAKKPPTVIMLAGLQGAGKTTLAGKLAKWLAKDGHTPLLVASDLQRPNAVTQLQVVGEQAGVPVFAPEPGNGVGNPVKVAKDGVAYAKQKLHDVVIVDTAGRLGVDAELMKQASDIRKAIDPDEVLFVIDAMIGQDAVATAKAFQDGVDFTGVVLSKLDGDARGGAALSVASITGRPIIFASTGEGLDDFEPFHPDRMASRILDLGDILTLIEQAQSAFDEDEARAVAEKFATDSFTLDDFLKQMQQLRNMGSIKKMMGMLPGAGAMKQQLENFDEREIVRTEAIIQSMTKAERLNHKLLNGSRRLRIAKGSGMSVTEVNQLISRFEQAAKMMKTVAKGGMPQVPGMGPIPGGIGRGRAQQAKRKGSKSGNPAKRAAENAAIASGAKPGGVSAPSGSGFGLGGAPAPSEDDLANFQKLLGKG; encoded by the coding sequence ATGGCTACATTTGGAACGCTCTCCGACCGGCTTGCCGAGACCTTTAAGAACCTGCGCACGAAGGGCAAGCTCTCCGCTGCCGACGTCGACGGCACCGTGCGCGAGATTCGCCGCGCCCTGCTCGACGCCGACGTCGCCCTCGATGTCGTCAAGGACTTCACCGCCACCGTGCGCGAGCGCGCCCTCGGCGACGAGGTCAACAAGGCGCTGAACCCGGCCCAGCAGGTCGTTCAGATCGTCAACGAGGAGCTCATCCGGATCCTCGGCGGCCAGCAGCGCCGCCTCGAGTTCGCCAAGAAGCCGCCGACAGTCATCATGTTGGCCGGCCTCCAGGGTGCCGGTAAGACCACCCTCGCGGGCAAGCTGGCCAAGTGGCTCGCCAAGGACGGCCACACCCCGCTGCTGGTCGCCAGCGACCTCCAGCGCCCCAACGCCGTCACCCAGCTGCAGGTCGTCGGGGAGCAGGCCGGCGTGCCGGTGTTCGCCCCCGAGCCCGGCAACGGCGTCGGTAACCCGGTCAAGGTCGCCAAGGACGGCGTCGCCTACGCCAAGCAGAAGCTGCACGACGTCGTCATTGTTGACACCGCCGGTCGCCTCGGCGTCGACGCCGAGCTGATGAAGCAGGCCTCCGACATCCGCAAGGCCATCGACCCCGACGAGGTGCTCTTCGTCATCGACGCCATGATCGGCCAGGATGCCGTGGCAACCGCCAAGGCCTTCCAGGACGGTGTCGACTTCACCGGCGTCGTGCTCTCCAAACTCGACGGCGACGCACGCGGTGGTGCCGCCCTCTCGGTGGCCTCCATCACCGGACGCCCGATCATCTTCGCCTCCACCGGCGAGGGCCTGGACGACTTCGAGCCGTTCCACCCCGACCGCATGGCCAGCCGCATCCTTGACCTCGGTGACATCCTCACCCTGATCGAGCAGGCCCAGTCGGCCTTCGACGAAGACGAGGCCCGCGCGGTCGCCGAGAAGTTCGCGACCGACAGCTTCACCCTCGACGACTTCCTCAAGCAGATGCAGCAGCTGCGCAACATGGGCTCCATCAAGAAGATGATGGGCATGCTGCCCGGCGCCGGCGCCATGAAGCAGCAGCTGGAGAACTTCGACGAGCGCGAGATCGTGCGCACCGAGGCCATCATCCAGTCGATGACCAAGGCGGAGCGGCTCAACCACAAGCTGCTCAACGGCTCACGCCGCCTGCGCATCGCCAAGGGTTCCGGCATGAGCGTCACCGAGGTGAACCAGCTCATCAGCCGCTTCGAGCAGGCTGCCAAGATGATGAAGACCGTTGCCAAGGGCGGCATGCCGCAGGTTCCCGGCATGGGCCCGATCCCCGGCGGCATCGGCCGCGGCCGAGCGCAGCAGGCCAAGAGGAAGGGCTCCAAGTCGGGCAACCCCGCCAAGCGCGCCGCGGAGAACGCGGCGATCGCCAGCGGTGCCAAGCCCGGCGGAGTCTCGGCGCCGAGCGGCTCCGGCTTCGGTCTGGGCGGCGCACCCGCGCCGAGCGAGGACGACCTCGCGAACTTCCAGAAGCTACTGGGCAAGGGCTAG
- a CDS encoding LLM class F420-dependent oxidoreductase, producing the protein MAPARRVRLGVQIAPQHAHYSKIRDTVAEIEDLGVDIVFNWDHFFPLTGDPDGLHLESWTMLAAWAEQTNRIEFGALVNCNSYRNADLQADMARTIDNISARDGGSGRFLFGTGAGWFERDYAEYGYEFGTAGSRLNALSDAMPRIRARWGALNPPPTRDIPVLIGGGGEKKTLRIVAEHADIWHSFSSAEVLEHKLGVLGDWCARVDRDPAEIEVSVELRARSQAEADELHALGATLFTIGISGPHYDLAPVRDWLAWRDAKNALL; encoded by the coding sequence GTGGCGCCCGCGCGGCGGGTTCGACTCGGCGTGCAGATCGCGCCGCAGCACGCGCACTACTCGAAGATCCGCGACACCGTGGCCGAGATCGAAGATCTCGGCGTGGACATCGTCTTCAATTGGGACCACTTCTTCCCACTGACCGGTGACCCGGACGGCTTGCACCTCGAGTCGTGGACGATGCTCGCCGCCTGGGCCGAGCAGACCAACCGGATCGAATTCGGCGCGCTGGTCAACTGCAACAGTTACCGCAACGCCGACCTGCAGGCCGACATGGCCCGCACCATCGACAACATCAGCGCCCGCGACGGGGGGAGTGGCCGGTTCCTCTTCGGCACCGGCGCCGGCTGGTTCGAGCGCGACTACGCCGAGTACGGCTACGAGTTCGGCACGGCCGGCAGCAGGCTCAACGCGCTCTCCGACGCGATGCCGCGCATTCGGGCCCGCTGGGGGGCGCTGAACCCGCCGCCCACCCGTGACATCCCCGTGCTCATCGGCGGCGGCGGCGAGAAGAAGACGCTTCGCATCGTCGCCGAACACGCCGACATCTGGCACTCGTTCAGCTCTGCGGAGGTGCTCGAGCACAAGCTCGGCGTGCTCGGCGACTGGTGCGCGCGGGTCGACCGCGACCCCGCCGAGATCGAGGTCTCCGTCGAGCTCCGCGCGCGCAGCCAGGCGGAGGCCGACGAGCTGCACGCCCTCGGGGCGACGCTGTTCACGATCGGCATCAGCGGCCCGCACTACGACCTCGCCCCGGTGCGCGACTGGCTCGCCTGGCGGGACGCGAAGAACGCGCTGCTCTGA
- a CDS encoding S1C family serine protease → MDEEPGRTPQNPTPAEPPAAAATPPAAEPTLPAAAPAQPVAERTPFFSRPGALLGAALVVGVVGGFLGGYLGQLAGSAGTAGSASATSSPTGTVDSPAGGSCNAETVAATVLPSIVTINVVSEAGGGVGTGSIIRDDGYILTNNHVVADAANGASIVVIFSNGQQIPATLVGRSPQADIAVVKVNADSKLPTVAIGDSDTVTVGQPVVALGAPLGLSGSVTAGIVSALGRDVPVPADDGTTAVLAGAIQTDAAINPGNSGGALVDCSGAQIGVNSAIATVPNASGVSGGGSVGIGFSVPVNLAITLAEQLIETGKVSYPYFGMQVVVIPAEVAAKFNTEPGLFVEGVAPGGPADAAGLQDGDIITALDGQPAIDAAVLTRIKLTKKVGDTVEIDYLRGAEPHSTTLTLSEAP, encoded by the coding sequence GTGGACGAGGAACCGGGGCGCACCCCACAGAATCCGACACCGGCCGAACCACCCGCTGCGGCAGCGACACCGCCCGCCGCGGAGCCGACACTGCCCGCAGCCGCACCGGCACAACCGGTCGCTGAGCGCACACCCTTCTTCTCCCGCCCCGGCGCATTGCTGGGGGCCGCGCTCGTCGTCGGTGTTGTCGGCGGGTTCCTCGGCGGCTACCTCGGCCAGCTCGCCGGCTCGGCCGGAACGGCTGGCTCTGCAAGCGCGACGAGTTCCCCGACGGGCACGGTCGACTCTCCTGCGGGGGGCTCCTGCAACGCCGAAACCGTGGCGGCCACCGTGCTGCCATCGATCGTCACCATCAATGTGGTCAGTGAGGCCGGCGGCGGGGTCGGCACCGGCTCCATCATCCGCGACGATGGCTACATCCTCACGAACAACCACGTCGTCGCCGACGCCGCGAACGGTGCGAGCATCGTCGTCATCTTCAGCAACGGCCAGCAGATCCCGGCGACGCTCGTCGGGCGCTCCCCGCAGGCCGACATCGCCGTCGTCAAGGTCAACGCCGACTCGAAGCTTCCGACGGTCGCGATCGGCGACTCAGACACCGTCACCGTCGGGCAGCCCGTCGTCGCCCTCGGTGCACCCCTCGGGCTCTCCGGCTCCGTCACGGCCGGCATCGTCAGCGCACTCGGACGCGACGTCCCCGTGCCGGCCGACGACGGCACGACGGCCGTGCTGGCCGGAGCCATCCAGACCGACGCCGCGATCAACCCGGGCAACTCCGGCGGCGCCCTCGTCGATTGCAGCGGCGCCCAGATCGGCGTGAACTCGGCGATCGCCACCGTTCCGAACGCCTCGGGCGTCTCCGGCGGCGGCAGTGTCGGAATCGGATTCTCCGTGCCGGTGAACCTGGCCATCACGCTCGCCGAGCAGCTGATCGAGACCGGGAAGGTCAGCTACCCCTACTTCGGCATGCAGGTCGTCGTGATCCCGGCGGAAGTCGCGGCGAAGTTCAACACCGAGCCCGGCCTGTTCGTCGAGGGCGTCGCCCCGGGCGGGCCGGCGGATGCGGCCGGCCTCCAGGACGGTGACATCATCACGGCGCTCGACGGCCAGCCGGCCATCGACGCGGCGGTGCTGACCCGGATCAAACTGACCAAGAAGGTGGGCGATACCGTCGAGATCGACTACCTGCGCGGGGCAGAGCCCCACAGCACGACCCTGACGCTCAGCGAGGCGCCGTAG
- a CDS encoding glutamate--cysteine ligase, whose protein sequence is MQISFAESARSSVGIEWELALVDGESGELVGVAAEVLEALAGDDGSRHPHITGELLLNTVELVSSVHTSVGDAVRELEGQLAEVRRVTDPRGVELICSGSHPFGQWYDQQVTDKPRYHRLIERTQWWGRNMMIWGVHVHVGIESRDKALPLLGGLSSYLPHLLALSASSPFWAGVNTGYASNRALMFQQLPTAGLPYELAAWTDYERYVHDMSTTGIIDDYTEVRWDIRPSPHWGTLEMRACDGVSSAAELGAVAALIHCLVERMSRQLDAGETLAWLQPWYARENKWRAARYGLDATVILDTAGREAPVSDELRRLVAELAPIAEDLGCPAELAAVLDILNHGASYQRQLRTAEAAGGDLRAVVAALSRELRGGGIAATAPR, encoded by the coding sequence GTGCAGATCAGTTTCGCCGAGTCGGCGCGTTCCAGCGTTGGCATCGAATGGGAGCTGGCGCTCGTCGACGGCGAGAGCGGGGAGCTCGTTGGCGTGGCCGCCGAGGTGCTCGAGGCGCTGGCCGGAGACGACGGCTCGCGGCATCCGCACATCACCGGCGAACTGCTGCTCAACACCGTCGAACTGGTCTCCTCTGTGCACACGAGCGTCGGCGACGCCGTGCGCGAGCTCGAGGGGCAGCTCGCCGAGGTGCGCCGGGTCACCGACCCACGCGGCGTCGAGCTGATCTGCAGCGGCTCACACCCCTTCGGCCAGTGGTATGACCAGCAGGTCACCGACAAGCCGCGCTACCACCGCCTGATCGAGCGCACCCAGTGGTGGGGGCGCAACATGATGATCTGGGGTGTGCACGTGCACGTGGGCATCGAGTCGCGCGACAAGGCCCTGCCGCTACTGGGCGGGCTGAGCAGCTACCTGCCGCACCTGCTGGCTCTCTCGGCCTCCAGCCCGTTCTGGGCGGGCGTGAACACCGGCTACGCCTCGAACCGGGCGCTGATGTTCCAGCAGCTGCCGACGGCCGGCCTGCCCTACGAGCTCGCCGCCTGGACCGACTACGAGCGCTACGTGCACGACATGAGCACGACGGGCATCATCGACGACTACACCGAGGTGCGCTGGGACATCCGACCGTCGCCGCACTGGGGCACCCTGGAGATGCGCGCCTGCGACGGCGTGTCCAGTGCTGCAGAGCTCGGCGCGGTGGCCGCGCTCATCCACTGCCTGGTCGAGCGGATGTCGCGCCAGCTGGACGCCGGCGAGACGCTCGCCTGGCTGCAGCCCTGGTACGCGCGGGAGAACAAGTGGCGCGCCGCCCGGTACGGGCTCGACGCCACCGTCATCCTCGACACGGCGGGGCGAGAAGCGCCGGTCTCCGACGAGCTGCGCCGCCTGGTTGCGGAGCTCGCCCCGATCGCCGAAGACCTCGGCTGCCCGGCCGAGCTCGCCGCCGTGCTGGACATCCTCAACCACGGTGCCAGCTACCAGCGGCAGCTCCGCACCGCCGAGGCCGCCGGCGGCGACCTGCGCGCTGTCGTGGCCGCGCTGTCCCGCGAGCTCCGCGGCGGCGGGATTGCCGCTACGGCGCCTCGCTGA
- the rpsP gene encoding 30S ribosomal protein S16 has product MAVKIRLKRMGKIRAPYYRIVVADSRTKRDGRVIEEIGKYHPTENPSFIEVNSERAQYWLSVGAQPTEQVAAILKLTGDWGQFKGDKNAVSTVQVKEPKAAFVADEKKKPVLKPKAEKPAAKEEAPAAEETTDAPAADEQA; this is encoded by the coding sequence GTGGCTGTCAAGATTCGTCTCAAGCGCATGGGTAAGATCCGCGCACCGTACTACCGCATCGTCGTTGCCGACTCGCGCACTAAGCGCGATGGCCGCGTCATCGAGGAGATCGGCAAGTACCACCCGACCGAGAACCCCTCCTTCATCGAGGTCAACTCCGAGCGTGCTCAGTACTGGCTCAGCGTCGGCGCACAGCCGACCGAGCAGGTTGCGGCCATCCTCAAGCTGACCGGCGACTGGGGTCAGTTCAAGGGTGACAAGAACGCCGTCAGCACCGTCCAGGTGAAGGAGCCCAAGGCTGCCTTCGTCGCCGACGAGAAGAAGAAGCCCGTTCTGAAGCCCAAGGCCGAGAAGCCTGCCGCGAAGGAAGAGGCTCCGGCTGCTGAAGAGACCACCGACGCTCCCGCAGCGGACGAGCAGGCCTAG
- a CDS encoding RNA-binding protein produces MLAPALQHLVKGIVDHPDDVQVVAKNSARGDVLEIRVNPEDLGRVIGRAGRTAKALRTLVAALADGKRVRVDVVDTDF; encoded by the coding sequence TTGCTCGCTCCCGCTTTGCAGCACCTCGTCAAGGGGATCGTTGATCACCCGGACGACGTGCAGGTTGTGGCCAAGAACTCCGCCCGCGGCGACGTGCTCGAGATTCGTGTGAATCCCGAGGACCTCGGCCGGGTGATCGGTCGCGCCGGACGCACCGCCAAGGCTCTGCGCACCCTCGTGGCTGCGCTGGCCGACGGCAAGCGCGTTCGCGTCGACGTCGTTGACACTGACTTCTAA
- the rimM gene encoding ribosome maturation factor RimM (Essential for efficient processing of 16S rRNA), translating into MSDDDARRTQLRVGRLTKAHGLKGAIKLELFTDDPGRRFVPGAVFSLQVPTDSPWHGKTIELAEMRWYNSHPVGFFVGVPDRDAAESLAKAILWIDQDDAESTDEEDAWYDHQLVGLKVVRDGVTVGQVARIEHFPAQDLIIVKTPNGEVMVPFVKAIVSAVDVPGGVVTVTPPTGLFEELPDDEPATAEVDGAEPAAVENGAVETDTVENGAVENDEAAGQPE; encoded by the coding sequence GTGAGTGACGACGACGCGCGCCGCACACAACTGCGGGTTGGGCGCCTGACCAAGGCGCACGGCCTCAAGGGTGCAATCAAGCTGGAGCTGTTCACGGATGACCCGGGGCGACGTTTCGTCCCGGGCGCCGTGTTCTCCTTGCAGGTTCCCACGGATTCCCCGTGGCACGGCAAGACCATCGAGTTGGCCGAGATGCGCTGGTACAACAGCCACCCGGTCGGCTTCTTCGTCGGCGTTCCCGACCGCGACGCGGCCGAGTCCCTGGCGAAGGCGATCCTCTGGATCGATCAGGACGACGCAGAGTCGACCGATGAGGAAGACGCCTGGTACGACCACCAGCTCGTCGGCCTCAAGGTCGTGCGCGACGGTGTCACGGTCGGCCAGGTCGCTCGCATCGAGCACTTCCCCGCCCAGGACCTCATCATCGTGAAGACTCCGAACGGTGAGGTGATGGTCCCGTTCGTGAAGGCCATCGTCTCTGCCGTCGATGTCCCGGGTGGCGTTGTCACGGTGACGCCGCCGACGGGCCTCTTCGAGGAGCTCCCGGACGACGAGCCCGCAACCGCTGAGGTTGACGGCGCGGAGCCCGCTGCGGTCGAGAACGGCGCTGTCGAGACCGACACTGTCGAGAACGGCGCTGTCGAGAACGACGAGGCCGCGGGCCAGCCCGAGTAA
- the trmD gene encoding tRNA (guanosine(37)-N1)-methyltransferase TrmD, whose amino-acid sequence MRIDIVTIFPEFFDVLDISLLGKARANGLIELGVHNLRDFTHDRHHTVDDTPAGGGAGMVMKPEPWGEALDAVLENGADDPIIIFPSPAGVPFDQKMARELAHEQQIVFGCGRYEGIDQRVFDHYADRGRVRLVSLGDYVLNGGEVAVMAMIEAVGRLIPGVVGNPESLVEESHEDGLLEYPSYTKPAVWREREVPPVLRSGDHGAIARWRHEQQIERTRRVRPDLLPPEL is encoded by the coding sequence ATGCGCATCGACATCGTCACGATTTTTCCCGAGTTCTTCGATGTGCTCGACATCTCGCTGCTGGGCAAGGCCCGCGCGAACGGCCTCATCGAACTCGGCGTGCACAATCTGCGCGACTTCACCCACGACCGCCACCACACCGTCGACGACACCCCGGCAGGCGGCGGCGCCGGAATGGTGATGAAGCCGGAGCCCTGGGGTGAAGCCCTGGATGCGGTGCTCGAGAACGGCGCCGACGACCCGATCATCATCTTCCCCTCGCCGGCCGGCGTGCCCTTCGACCAGAAGATGGCGCGCGAGCTGGCCCATGAACAACAGATCGTGTTCGGCTGCGGCCGCTACGAGGGCATCGACCAGCGCGTGTTCGACCACTATGCCGACCGCGGGCGTGTGCGCCTGGTGAGCCTCGGCGACTACGTGCTGAACGGCGGCGAGGTGGCCGTGATGGCCATGATCGAGGCCGTCGGCCGTCTGATCCCCGGCGTCGTCGGCAACCCGGAGAGCCTTGTCGAGGAGTCCCACGAAGACGGCCTGCTCGAATACCCCAGCTACACCAAGCCCGCCGTGTGGCGCGAGCGTGAGGTGCCGCCGGTGCTGCGCAGCGGCGACCACGGCGCGATCGCCCGCTGGCGCCACGAGCAGCAGATCGAGCGCACCCGCCGGGTGCGGCCCGACCTGCTTCCGCCGGAGCTCTAA
- the map gene encoding type I methionyl aminopeptidase, giving the protein MIELRTPAEIEQMAPAGRFVASVLTATAAAAKVGVNLLTLDRLAHDMIRKAGAESCYIDYHPSFGASPFGKVICTSVNDAVLHGLPHDYALRDGDLLSLDFAASVNGWVSDSALSIVVGTPREEDLALIDTTTRALAAGIAAAQPGNKIGDISAAIAAVGHGDGYTINTDFGGHGVGRTMHGDPHVPNDGRPNRGLPLRPGLVIAIEPWFLHTTDRIVTDADGWTLRSADGSRGAHMEHTVAITEDGPRVLTARH; this is encoded by the coding sequence ATGATTGAGCTGCGCACCCCGGCCGAGATCGAGCAGATGGCCCCGGCGGGCCGATTCGTGGCGAGCGTGCTCACCGCAACCGCCGCCGCCGCGAAGGTCGGCGTGAACCTGTTGACGCTGGACCGCCTCGCCCACGACATGATCCGCAAGGCCGGCGCCGAGAGCTGCTACATCGACTACCACCCGAGTTTCGGCGCGAGCCCGTTCGGCAAGGTCATCTGCACCTCGGTGAACGACGCCGTGCTGCACGGACTCCCCCACGACTACGCACTGCGCGACGGCGACCTGCTGAGCCTGGACTTCGCGGCATCCGTCAACGGCTGGGTCAGCGACTCCGCCCTGTCGATCGTGGTCGGCACGCCGCGCGAAGAGGACCTGGCCCTCATCGACACGACGACGCGCGCCCTGGCAGCCGGCATCGCCGCCGCGCAGCCCGGCAACAAGATCGGCGACATCTCTGCCGCCATCGCCGCCGTCGGCCACGGTGACGGTTACACCATCAACACCGACTTCGGCGGCCACGGCGTCGGCCGCACCATGCACGGCGACCCGCACGTGCCGAACGACGGCCGCCCGAACCGCGGCCTGCCGCTCCGCCCCGGCCTGGTCATCGCGATCGAGCCGTGGTTCCTGCACACCACCGATCGCATCGTGACGGATGCCGACGGCTGGACGCTGCGGAGCGCCGACGGGTCCCGCGGCGCCCACATGGAGCACACCGTCGCCATCACCGAGGACGGCCCGCGCGTCCTGACCGCACGCCACTGA
- the rplS gene encoding 50S ribosomal protein L19: protein MQILDAVDAASLKSDIPDFRAGDTVKVHVNIIEGTRARVQIFQGVVIGRSGDGVRETFAVRKISFQVGVERTFPVHSPVIEKIEVVTRGDVRRAKLYYLRELRGKKAKIKEKRDFS, encoded by the coding sequence ATGCAGATCCTCGACGCAGTCGATGCAGCATCCCTCAAGTCGGACATCCCCGACTTCCGCGCCGGTGACACCGTCAAGGTGCACGTGAACATCATCGAAGGCACGCGCGCGCGTGTTCAGATCTTCCAGGGCGTCGTCATCGGCCGCTCCGGCGACGGTGTCCGCGAAACCTTCGCGGTTCGCAAGATCAGCTTCCAGGTCGGCGTCGAGCGTACCTTCCCGGTTCACTCCCCGGTCATCGAGAAGATCGAGGTTGTGACCCGCGGTGACGTGCGTCGCGCCAAGCTCTACTACCTGCGGGAACTCCGCGGCAAGAAGGCGAAGATCAAGGAGAAGCGCGACTTCTCGTAA
- the lepB gene encoding signal peptidase I produces MTDTGQELRRERRPSRGSRRQRGVLLFLRDLLIIFVIAIAVSFVVKTFLIRSFFIPSESMRETLQVHDRIIVNQLVPGVVPVERGDVVVFRDPGGWLAPAPQIEQNPLVASVDWLLSLVGLSAPDSNDHLIKRVIGLPGDHVACCNALGQMSVNGVPLDESPYVTLPVGDTRVSRDDFEVTVPAGSLWVMGDNRYNSKDSRYNGDTPGKGFVPIDNVVGRAFVVSWPLSHWTWLDNYPGVFGGVPTAPSSGTQ; encoded by the coding sequence ATGACTGACACGGGCCAGGAACTGCGCCGCGAACGCAGGCCATCACGCGGATCACGGCGCCAGCGCGGAGTCCTGTTATTCCTGCGTGACCTGCTGATCATCTTCGTCATCGCGATCGCGGTCTCCTTCGTTGTGAAGACCTTCCTGATCCGCTCCTTCTTCATCCCCTCGGAGTCGATGCGGGAAACCCTGCAGGTGCACGACAGGATCATCGTGAACCAACTCGTTCCCGGCGTCGTGCCGGTCGAGCGAGGCGACGTCGTCGTGTTCCGCGATCCGGGCGGCTGGCTGGCCCCCGCACCACAGATCGAGCAGAACCCGCTGGTGGCCAGCGTCGACTGGCTGCTCTCCCTGGTCGGGCTCTCCGCCCCCGACAGCAACGACCACCTCATCAAGCGCGTCATCGGGCTGCCCGGCGACCACGTCGCGTGCTGCAATGCCCTCGGCCAGATGAGCGTGAACGGCGTGCCGCTCGACGAGTCGCCCTACGTGACATTGCCCGTTGGCGACACCCGCGTCTCCCGTGACGACTTCGAGGTGACGGTGCCGGCCGGCTCGCTCTGGGTGATGGGCGACAACCGCTACAACTCCAAGGACTCCCGCTACAACGGCGACACTCCGGGCAAGGGCTTCGTGCCGATCGACAACGTCGTCGGGCGCGCGTTCGTGGTCAGCTGGCCGCTCTCGCACTGGACATGGCTCGACAACTACCCGGGCGTCTTCGGTGGCGTGCCGACCGCCCCGAGCAGCGGCACGCAGTAG
- a CDS encoding ribonuclease HII, whose translation MAVQLPTLEVENELFANGIRYVIGCDEVGRGAMAGPVSVGMAVIDAGAGAFPDGLRDSKLLSEKRREALAPLAADWVLYSAVGEASAAEVDALGITACLGLAGKRALLALHAAGADIAASVVLLDGSQDWLNPALASPLRVQTRIKADRDCASVAAASVIAKVHRDHQMIAAHEEHPHFGWAGNKGYGSPAHMGAIAEHGPTELHRVSWIKTEPR comes from the coding sequence ATGGCCGTGCAGTTGCCCACCCTGGAGGTGGAGAACGAGCTCTTCGCCAACGGAATCCGCTACGTGATCGGCTGCGACGAGGTCGGCCGCGGCGCGATGGCCGGGCCGGTGTCCGTCGGCATGGCCGTCATTGACGCCGGCGCCGGGGCCTTTCCTGACGGCCTGCGTGACTCCAAGCTGCTCAGCGAGAAGCGCCGCGAGGCCCTCGCGCCGCTCGCCGCCGATTGGGTGCTCTACTCAGCCGTCGGCGAGGCGAGCGCGGCAGAGGTGGACGCGCTCGGCATCACCGCCTGCCTCGGCCTCGCCGGTAAGCGGGCCCTGCTCGCGCTGCACGCCGCGGGAGCGGACATCGCCGCCAGCGTGGTGCTCCTCGACGGCTCACAGGACTGGCTGAACCCGGCCCTGGCCTCGCCGCTCCGGGTGCAGACTCGGATCAAGGCCGACCGTGACTGCGCGTCGGTTGCCGCGGCATCCGTCATCGCCAAGGTGCACCGTGACCACCAGATGATCGCCGCCCACGAGGAGCACCCGCACTTCGGCTGGGCCGGCAACAAGGGCTACGGCAGCCCCGCGCACATGGGCGCGATCGCCGAGCACGGCCCGACAGAACTGCACCGGGTGTCGTGGATCAAGACCGAGCCGCGCTGA
- a CDS encoding DUF2469 family protein: MDEDEFEDYDREVELALYREYRDIVAQFQYVVETERRFYLANEVDLVRRDTEHDFYFELTMKDVWVWDVYRSDRFVKSVRVLTFKDVNIEELATKEFELPKELALDE; encoded by the coding sequence ATGGATGAAGATGAATTCGAGGACTACGACCGCGAGGTCGAGTTGGCCCTCTACCGCGAGTACCGCGACATCGTGGCGCAGTTCCAGTACGTCGTCGAGACGGAACGGCGTTTCTACCTGGCCAACGAGGTCGATCTGGTGCGCCGCGACACGGAGCACGACTTCTACTTCGAGCTGACCATGAAGGACGTCTGGGTGTGGGACGTCTACCGTTCCGACCGCTTCGTGAAGTCCGTGCGCGTGCTGACGTTCAAGGACGTCAACATCGAGGAGCTCGCCACCAAGGAGTTCGAGCTTCCCAAGGAACTCGCGCTCGACGAGTAA
- a CDS encoding YraN family protein translates to MAEQGAAHGRQGNQRLGRFGEQQAVRYLESTGYRVLERNWRCKHGEIDIVAAQDGRLVFVEVKTRTSDAFGHPFEAITAAKLRRMHVLARLWCAAHPGITGLVRLDVIGILAPAGRPARIEHLEGVHA, encoded by the coding sequence ATGGCTGAACAGGGTGCTGCACACGGTCGGCAAGGCAATCAGCGGCTCGGTCGTTTCGGCGAGCAGCAGGCCGTGCGCTACCTGGAGTCCACCGGCTACCGCGTGCTCGAGCGCAACTGGCGCTGTAAGCACGGCGAGATCGACATCGTCGCCGCGCAGGATGGCCGACTCGTCTTCGTCGAGGTGAAGACCCGCACGAGCGACGCCTTCGGGCACCCCTTCGAGGCCATCACTGCCGCCAAGCTGCGGCGGATGCACGTGCTCGCGCGCCTCTGGTGCGCCGCCCACCCCGGCATCACCGGCCTCGTGCGGTTGGACGTCATCGGAATCCTCGCGCCAGCGGGCCGACCGGCGCGGATCGAGCATCTCGAGGGCGTGCACGCGTGA